TAGTCAAGTCCGTAATACCGGCACTACGTTTGAAATTCTCCAAATCCAGTTCCGTGCTGCCCAACTCTTTTGAAATAATGCCAATACGCTCATCTATAAATTCAGCAGTTTTCTGAGCCACCTCATTTTTATCGTTATTAGCATTGATATTATACACTTCAAGTAGTTTGTTGATGAAATCCTTACCGCGTCGAGCATTCGAATTTTTCAGTGACACCACTGCAACCGAAGTGTTCTTTGACGTGGGAGCTATTGACAGAGAGTTAGCGTATCCTTTTGCTACTGAAAAAGGTCTGCTAATAAAAGCCGTAATATGACGTTCCTTGATTACTGTCTCCGGACGAACCGATGTCAAAGTGTCATTATTGGCAAAAAGAGCAACCGTACCTTCATCGGTTGGAAACACAGCAGGCAACTTTTCAAAACGTTTCTGATAAACTTTATCTCCTACTGTTATCTGTATATCCATTGTACCAGTAGACTGTAAAGTCATACCTACTTCCATGCTACTAGAAAGCTTATCCGCTTCCTGAGGAGTCAGGCTAACCAAAACGGGAGAAGTACGATAGAGTTCCCTAACGGGAAAATCGTCTTCATCCATATAAGTCACAAACAATCCCAAACGGTTAACTACTTCCCGTGCCAATGACTTTGAACGAAGAACCTCGATTTCATTATCCACATTACTCGATGAGGAGACAAAACCATCCAGTCCCATTTTTTCCAACTCGGAGGACATGTTTGCTCCCCCGCCCTTCTTGTCATCCTTTATCATGACTGTAGCGGAAATATTATAAATAGGTGTCGCTATGCGTAGATATCCCCATGCGCAAGCAATACAAATGATTACCGATACTACGAACCATGGCCAATGAATCAGATAACGGAAAATGATTTCCTGAATATTAACCTGTTCTTCGGTCTGTTCTCCGTATTTTTCTTTTCTTTCCTCAATCATATGACACTACTATCTGAAAATTGTTACTAATAAGCTTGCCAATGATACCAAAATGGAAGTAGCAGAGAACCAAAGGCTCGTACTGTTACCTATATCAGAGTTACGCGCTTTCGCCTTGTTGGGAGTCACATATACTATATCATTCTGTTGCAGCCAGTAATATGGGGAAATGATGGTCTCCGCCTTATTCAAGTCCAATGTTATAATCTCCTGTTTGCCGTCAGCACCTTCACGAATCAATTTCACATTGTCACGAAGCCCCCAAACTGTCATGTCACCCGCCATAGCAAGGGCTTCCAACAGATTCACTTTCTCGTTACTGATGGTAAAAGTTCCCGGACGGGCAACTTCACCCAATACGGAGATTTTATAGTTTACCATACGGACAGTGACTATCGGAGTTTCTTTGATATAGGGTTTCAACTTTTCCACAATCAGTTGCTCTGCCTCTTTCTTGGTCAAACCACCTACTTTCAACTCACCTAATACCGGAAAATTGATTTTACCATCATTATTGACCAGATACTGTTGCAATACCGGTTGGCTAGTCGTACTTGTTGTTAAATTTGTTTGAGTAGCCACTGTTAAATTAAACGGGACTGCCAGTTCCGGACTGGTACATGACACTACAATAGTAAGCAGATCTTTAGGCATTATTTTCGCATCATACAGATTTTCCAGTTGAGCGGTCTGCTCTACGACCTTTACATCCTGTAAATAAGGCACCTTCTTATACGACTGACAGGAAGCGAACAGCAATATCGCAACCAGGCAAGGAAGCAATACCCTACCCTTTCTACTTGCGCAAATGCAAAATAAATTATTCATAAATTTCTCAAGTTTATTATTCTTTATCCAGAACCTCAAATCGCGGAGAATTCTTCGATTTGAACTCCGGAACTACTTTCTTCATCAATCTGACCGTATCCATAATCCGCACAGCACGGGACAACTTCTCAAACTCCTCATAGGTGTCAACGATATCGGCATATTCATAACGACGTACTTTAGCTATCATAATTTTCTGATTTTCTGTCGGTATCGTATTTTCTTTATCACTCAGCACCTCTTCATAAAGTTTCTCACCGGGACGCAAGCCTGTGAATTCAATCTTTATATCCTCATCCGGACGATAACCGGCAAGTTCTATCATACGGGTAGCCAAGTCTACAATCTTCACAGCCTTACCCATCTCAAAGACAAAGATCTCATTCCCTTCTCCCATTGTGGCAGCTTCCATTACCAAACGGCAAGCCTCAGGGATAGTCATAAAGAAGCGGATTATATCAGGATGAGTCACCGTCACAGGACCGCCATTCTCTATCTGTTCCTTGAAGCGCGGGATAACAGAACCATTACTACCTAATACATTACCGAAACGGGTGGTGATAAATTTGGTATGACCCTTCACTTTTCCCTCACGGATGGCACAGCCCAGACTCTGTACATAGATTTCAGCCAGACGTTTGGAGCACCCCATTACATTGGTAGGATTAACAGCCTTATCAGTAGAAACCATTATCATTTTTTCTGCACCATATTCTACCGCCATATCAGCTACTTGACGTGAACCGGTGACATTGGCAAGCACAGCTTCGCAGGGATTTTCTTCCATCAATGGGACGTGTTTGTAAGCAGCAGCATGAAAGACGATTTGAGGATGGTAATTTTCAAATACCATGCGTACACGCTCTTTCACACGAACATCACCAATCACTGGAATAAAATCTATAGTAGGAAAATTCTTTTCAAATTCGAGACGAACATTATGCAAAGGGGTTTCGGCGGAGTCAAACATGATGAGTTTCTGAATACCCATCTGTATCAATTGACGACAAAGTTCACTGCCAATACTACCAGCAGCACCTGTCACTAACACTACTTTTCCCCTGAACTCTTCGGCGACCTGACGAAGATTGATATTGATTTCAGCACGTCCCAGCAAATCTTCAATCTTAATAGGACGTATCCATTGATGGAAGTTCCCATCAGAATCTGCTTCACTAATAGTAGGTGCAATCAGAGTTTTAAGAGCATTGCTTTTACAATATTCCAGAAGACGGTTTTCCTCCAAACGGGTATCTTCATAACGGGCGAACAAAATGCCACGAATTCCCCGTTTACGCATTATATACTCAACATCTGATTCTTTTTCAAAGTAATAAATGGGAAGATCCGTCAAGCGACGCCTGCTATTGCCTTTACCATAGGTATAGAAACCTGCAACTTTATAATGCCCACTGTCGCGGAGACGAAGTTTCAAAGCCACACTCTTTTCATCAATACCATAAATAAGAATACGGGTATTCTTTTTATTCATCCAATCTAGCAAAGAGTCATAAACAATAATAAGCAATACACGAAAAACCGTCAATACAACCAGTGTTAATAAGCCATCAAACAGAAGATAGGATATTTTATAATTGTATGGTAATTGAACTTCATATATAATCCAAAAAGAAATCACTAATAAACATCCAACTTTGAATAGTACAGCACACATAATACGCCAAAGTTCACGCGCCTGAGAAAAACGGATGGTGTTACGATAGGTGTGAAATAATAAAGCACCTGCAACACTTGCCACTAAAGAGACGCCTACAAATTGACAAAGCATCCAATCACTCATTGGAACGTGTGCCATATAATGAATGACGGCATAGGCTACCAACGAACATAGTACGGATATTACCGTATCAATACCTAAAATTACCCAATAGCTAAAATAATTTTTGCGGGCATATTGTATTATGCCCTTCAATGTCTTTTCCATTGTAGTATGAACGAATAAAGTTGTGTATCAGAAATACAATCACATATTCAAAGTTTCACCGGTTCTACATACCCCATCGGCATGTCAGCACAAGCACATCCAAGCATATTAAGCCGAACGGCAATCTTGCTTTTACCTTCTACATTAACCAGTTCACCTATAAGTCCCGTTAGAGGACCTTTGATGACGCGAACCTTTTCGCCACGTGCCAAGGGAGCACTGTTCATGGATATGACATCTTCTGAATAATCAAGCATAAAGCGGAAACGAGCCATCTGCTCATCAGGAATTACAGTCGGACTACTCTCGCCACGCATTACCAGATACCGACTTACTGTAGAAAAGGAAAGAACTTCTTTACGTTCTTTTGCATCAGCATGTACAAATACCATCATTGGAAGCAACACGGATTGGACCATCTTACGCCGGTCACTCCATTGATGAATTTCTTGTTGAACAGGAACAAAATTCTCGATTCCGACTTTTTCTAAGAGTTCAGAAACTCTCTTTTCATGATGCATTCGAACACAAGCGACATACCAGCGTTTAGAGTGTGCTACGCCTTCCCCTGTCCCATTACTAGGCCCAGCACTAATCGATTTTGGCTTTGTTAAAATCATGTTTTTTTACCCCATATTTGTCCGTTACTTCTTAGGTAACGGATAAGTCACATGCAACAATGAAAAAGGAAATTACACACATAGACAGGGGAGAAAAGATGAAATTGTCTAGTAATCAACGAGAAGACTCTTCGGATTAGGCAATAGAAATGATTGAACATGAGAAATCTACGATTTCATGTTCGGATAGTTTTTTGCCCTGTATTTCAGATAAAACTAAAAAAAGTGAAGAAATATTTGTATGTTATCTATGTTTTTGTCTATCTTTGCGTCAAATTTAAATCCGTTACCTAAGAAGTAACGGGCGATTATTATCACTGATTTCCAATATATTACACTATTCTTATCTGCTAGCGCAGTAGTTCTTTACGTAAGATAAATTCCCTTTATTTACCTTTGTACGTTCTTCAAGCCCGAAGCCTTTCAAGTAGATTTGTGTGGTTTTTATAGATTTATGCCCCAATGATTCGCTAATCATTTCAATCGGGACTCCCCGGTACTTCGCAGTAGTAGCCCAAGAATGGCGAAGCGTGTAGGAAGTGACCGGAGACTTCAAACGCAATGCCCTTGCCAACTCCTTCAAGCTATTATTAAACCGACGGAGAGCGGACTGATATTCCCGGTAAGCTGCTGCATCCTTCCGCTTTTTATCACCACGGAGAATATCGAAAAGATAATTAGGGCAATCTGATTGCGAATCCTGGTTGTTCCGAAGCTGGTTAATTATTTCTATGGCACTGTCCAGCACTTCCACGCTCATGGACGTTTTTGTCTTGATACGATTGTATCGAAGCACATTACTGTCTAAAGACGATTTCTCCAGATGAGCCAAGTCGGCGAACGACATTCCGCAAAACTGGAACAACAGGGTGGCAATGGCTTGCGTACGGCGTAAACGTTCCGACTTCGGATCCGCATACAAAAGTTTGTTCAGTTCGGCAACAGGCAAAGCTTTTTTCTGCCGGACATCAACTCCCGTATAAACATCATGAAACAATAGCGGCACATAAGGGGCACTGCCCGCTTCCACTCCCCGATTGTAAATGCTACGAAGCATACGCATATACGTAGAAATCGTATTGGGCTTCAACCCACACTCGTAAAGATACTGCCCGTAGCGTCGTAAACGCTCACGGGTGACTTGCCTGAACGACACACCGTATATGCCGCAGAACTTGCTGAAAGAAAAGAGGGCGTTCTTGTAAACATGCGCCGTAGAGTGGCGGCCCTCTTCTCGCAAACGATCGATGTAGAGTTCTCCACACCGGTTAAATCCATTTTTACTTGTCATTTGCATCACTAGTTATTTTATATATATACCATTTGGCAAGCGGCAAAAAAACGAATCTTTTTGCAGCTTTATCGCACACTTGCCAAAGTATGTTTTAATATTTAGTATTTTTAACCAAAGTAAAAATTAGCAAATTATGGCTAGTAAAAAGACACCCAAAAGGGAAGCGAAAACAAGAGTAAAAAACAATGCCCAAAATCGGAAAAAGAGTGGCGGCAGATGTAAGAAAGCGGAAATCATCAGTGAGGAAGAACTGGAAAAAAGAGGCGGACTGACCGGAGATGAAACTGCACTTTTCACGGTATATCTCCAAAAATTTGACGAGGGAGATGTCCATATGAAGCACTCCAAAAAGCTAAAAGATTTAGCCAAACAAATTTATGAAAAAGAGCACTTGTACGTCCACAAGCAAGGTGGGTATAAGTTAATGGAAGTCAGCAGTATAGAGACAGAACTATCCGTGATCAGGGGAGCTCTCCGGGAGCAGCGGAAAGAAAAAGAAAGACAGGCTAAAGAGAAAGCTTCCAATAAGTATTTACAAAAATAATTGTGCAGGTAAAATGCAAGCTTTACTTTTGCCGCCGTTTTCTGCCGGCTGAAAAACAGTAAACTTCTACCTAAAAAATAGTGACGCTATCCGGTCGCGATGGCGTCACTATAAGGCGAGGATAGTGACGCTACATCTGCAGCATACCGTCACTATCCCGGAAGGGGGAAATTTATGCAATAAACACGAGTGATTTTAATTAAATCTTTTAAACAATGAGAAGGATAAAAAAAAGGTCTGACGACTGCATGTCAATATGGAAAAAACGTATTGCCGCTGAAAAAGGAATTTCGGAAGTTAGTGCGGAAAAGATTGTACTGAAGTGCATGGAACTGGTTAAACGCATGTTGTATGGAAATGTAATGATAGCTTTTCAGAAACAGGACGGAACATTCTGTTTGGAAAAAGGCACTCTGGTGGGATACGAAAAATTCTTTCATAGGGAGTTCAAGTTCACAGTAAAGCAGGAGTCGGTCATCTATTGGAGTGAGGAACAACACGGATGGAGAAGATTCAGAATCAGCAACCTGATGGAATGGAAAGCAATCGTTTAATTTACAGTAAAACATATTGAACTATGAGTATGATTAACAAAGGGATATCTTATTTCCCTACACCGGCTAACTTTTTCGATGAAGAAGTTATGGAATTGTTGGAAGCGAAATTTGGCGTTTTAGCTTCTTATATCGTTCTGCGATTGCTTTGCAAAATCTATAAAGAGGGATATTACATCTCCTGGGGAAAAGAACAAAGCTTGATTTTCGTCCGTAAAGTGGGCGGCGGGATTAATAAGGAAATGATGGAAAAGATTATGGAACTATTATTGGAAAAGGGATTTTTCCACAAGGAAACTTACGAGCAATACGGTGTCCTTACCTCGGAACGGATTCAGGAAGTGTGGTTTGAAGCAACCACGCGACGAAAAATAGATTTCTCCCAATTACCTTATATATTAGAAAACAAAAAGAAAAAAGGTAAACGGAAAGATGACGTGAATGAAGAAAATGCAGACATTTCTTCAACTCAAGAGGACGCGAATCCGGAAAATGAAGACATTTCCGGACAAACTAAACTAAAGCAAACTAAACTAAATCTTGAGGAAGAAGAAATAAGCGATGCTTCGTTTGAAATTCCGGGGTATGCCTACAATCAGGCTACACACAACATGAACGGGCTGATAGAAAGCCTGGAACGCCACAAAGTGACGAATCCGAAGGAGAGGCAGACGATTCTCCGGCTGTCGGATTACGGGAGGAAAGGTACTCAGGTGTGGAAACTGCTTTCCAATACGTCCTGGAACAAGATCGGGGCGCCGGGGAAATATATCATTGCGGCATTAGCCGGCGGACGGAAACAAGCCGGCTGATAAAAAGGTGATAAAAAAGGTGCGAAAAATCTGTGCTTCTCACAAATTCTTCGTACCTTTACACTCCGGTAAAACAAGTTCTATCCACATAAAATATAACAAAATGGAAAACAGAAGTTTAGTAACCATTGCCGAACATTCTAAAGAAAAAATCCTCTACATGCTCGAAATGGCGAAGCAGTTTGAAATGAACCCCAACCGCCGGTTATTGCAAGGAAAGGTTGTAGCAACCCTGTTCTTCGAGCCTTCCACCCGCACCCGCCTGAGTTTTGAAACAGCTGCCAACCGTCTCGGCGCACGGGTTATCGGATTCACTGACCCCAAAGCAACCAGCTCTTCGAAGGGGGAAACACTCAAAGACACGATTATGATGGTGAGCAACTATGCGGACATTATCGTCATGCGCCACTATCTCGAAGGAGCGGCACGATATGCCAGTGAAGTGGCTCCGGTGCCTATTGTCAATGCAGGAGACGGAGCCAACCAGCACCCGTCGCAGACCATGCTCGACCTCTACTCTATCTACAAGACGCAGGGTACGCTGGAGAACCTGAATATTTTCCTGGTAGGCGATTTGAAATACGGACGCACCGTACATTCACTATTGATGGCAATGCGCCACTTCAACCCCACTTTCCACTTTATCGCTCCCGAAGAGCTGAAAATGCCGGAAGAATACAAGCTCTATTGCAAGACTCACCAAATAAAATACGTTGAACATACGGACTTCTCCGAAGAGATTATCGCTGATGCCGATATTCTATATATGACCCGTGTGCAACGCGAACGTTTCACCGACCTGATGGAATATGAACGGGTGAAGAACGTGTATATCCTCCGCAATAAGATGCTGGAAAATACCCGTCCGAACCTGCGCATTTTGCACCCGCTGCCACGTGTCAACGAGATTGCATATGACGTGGATGACAACCCGAAAGCATATTACTTCCAACAGGCGCAGAACGGTCTGTATGCTCGCGAAGCAATCCTTTGCGATGTATTAGGTATCACATTAGACGACGTTAAAAACGATATTTTATTATGAGCGAAAATAAGCAAGAACTGCAAGTAGCTGCCCTCGAGAACGGGACAGTAATTGACCATATTCCATCCGAAAAGCTCTTTACCGTAGTACAGTTGCTCGGCGTGGAGCATATGACTAGCAATATCACTATCGGATTTAATCTCGAAAGTAAGAAGCTGGGCAAGAAAGGTATCATCAAGATTGCGGATAAGTTTTTCTGCGATGAGGAGATCAACCGTATTTCAGTGGTTGCGCCTCATGTCAAACTGAATATCATCCGTGATTACGAGGTAGTGGAAAAGAAGGAAGTGAAGATGCCGGACGTGCTTCGCGGAATCGTGAAATGCGCCAATCCGAAATGTATCACGAACAATGAGCCGATGGCTACGTTATTCCACGTGATAGACAAGGATAATTGCATCGTAAAATGCCATTATTGCGAGAAAGAACAGAAACGTGAGGAAATTACCATCCTCTGATTTCTTTGATTCCTCATTTTTTAATCTTTATTCAAATTGAAACAGGACTGGAAACCAGGAACGATGATTTATCCGCTGCCGGCTGTACTAGTCAGCTGCGGAAAAGAAGAAAGTGAATATAACATTATCACTGTGGCATGGACGGGTACGATTTGCACAAACCCGCCCATGTGCTATATATCCGTACGACCGGAACGACATTCTTATGAGATTATCAAACGGAATATGGAATTCGTTATCAATCTGACAACTAAAGACATGGCTTTTGCCACCGACTGGTGCGGGGTTCGTTCGGGACGCGATTATCATAAATTCGAAAAGATGAAACTCACTCCGGGACGATGTACTGTGGTCAACGCACCACTGATCGAGGAGTCTCCCCTTTGCATCGAATGTCGTGTGAAGGAAATTGTTTCTCTCGGTTCGCATGATATGTTCATAGCAGACGTGGTGAATGTACGCGCCGACGACCGGAATCTGAATCCCGAAACCGGAAAACTTGAACTGGCGGAAGCTAATCCGTTGGTATACGTACATGGCGGGTATTATGATTTGGGAGAGAAAATCGGTAAGTTCGGCTGGAGTGTAGAAAAGAAAAAGACATAAACTAAGGACGATATGACCATGAATATGCTGCGCAAAATCTTTCTTCTCGGTTCGTTATCCATAGCCTGCACGGCTTTCGGACAGAACTTTAACGCAGATAGAGTAGACCGCCCCAATACGAAGAAAATAAATTTCGGTATCAAGGCGGGATTCAACTCGTCCATGTTCATGGTATCTGAATTGAAGATTAAGGATGTGACGATTGACGAGGTGCAGAATAACTATAAAATCGGTTATTTCGGAGCACTTTTTATGCGTATCAATATGAAGAAGCACTTCATTCAGCCGGAAGTATCGTACAATGTGACTAAATGCGAGATTACTTTTGACAAGTTGGGATCGCAGCATCCTGCCATCGAGCCGGATTATGCTTCGGTGCAGTCTGTACTGCATAGTATCGACTTCCCTGTCTTGTACGGGTATAATGTGGTGAAGAAAGGGCCGTATGGGATGTCTATCTTTGCAGGTCCCAAGCTCCGCTATTTATGGGGAAAGCAGAATGAAATCACTTTCAAGAACTTCGACCAGAAAGGTATTCACGAAAAACTGTATCCGTTCAATGTCAGCGTGGTGATCGGCGTAGGTGTCAATATTTCCCGTATCTTCTTCGATTTCCGCTATGAACAGGGAGTGGGAAATATTTCCAAGTCCATTGTGTATGATAATATCAATTCCGACGGTAGTACGGGAGTCAGCCATATTACTTTCCGCCGCCGCGACAGTGCGTTAAGTTTTTCGCTGGGATTCATCCTTTAGAAATAAAATATCATTAAATCCCGCTTTTTACTAACATTTTTCTTGCACTTCCTTCATTCTTTATTTATTTTCATTAACTTTGTGCGCTTAAAAATAGGTATCTCGAATTAGAAATTTAATCTTACTTATAAAAGAATGAAAAGAGACGACTTAATTTTCGACATCATCGAAAAAGAGCATCAACGTCAGCTGAAAGGTATCGAGCTGATTGCATCAGAAAACTTTGTGAGTGACCAGGTAATGCAGGCAATGGGTTCTTGTCTGACTAACAAGTACGCAGAAGGTTATCCAGGCAAACGCTACTATGGTGGTTGCGAAGTTGTAGACCAAAGCGAACAAATCGCTATCGACCGTCTGAAAGAAATCTTCGGAGCCGAATGGGCAAACGTACAGCCGCACTCAGGAGCGCAAGCTAACGCAGCGGTTTTCCTGGCTGCCCTGAATCCGGGCGACAAATTCATGGGATTGAATCTTGCACACGGCGGACACCTCTCTCATGGTTCACTGGTGAATACTTCGGGGATTATCTATACTCCTTGCGAATATAACCTGAATCAGGAAACAGGACGCGTTGACTACGACCAGATGGAAGAAGTCGCTCTGCGCGAGAAACCGAAAATGATTATCGGCGGTGGTTCTGCTTACTCACGCGAATGGGACTACAAGCGCATGCGCGAAATCGCTGACAAAGTAGGCGCTATCCTGATGATCGACATGGCCCACCCTGCCGGTCTGATTGCTGCCGGAGTACTCGAAAACCCGGTAAAATATGCACATATCGTCACTTCTACTACACATAAAACACTTCGCGGACCTCGTGGTGGTGTCATCATGATGGGTAAGGATTTCCCCAATCCGTGGGGTAAGAAGACTCCGAAAGGTGAAATCAAAATGATGTCTCAATTGTTGGATTCTGCCGTATTCCCCGGTATCCAAGGCGGACCGTTGGAACACGTGATTGCTGCTAAAGCAGTAGCTTTCGGCGAAATCCTGCAACCTGAATTTAAGGAATATGCAAAACAGGTACAAAAAAATGCGGCTGTACTTGCACAGGCTCTTGTAGACCGTGGCTTTACCATCGTTTCCGGTGGTACTGACAATCACTCTATGCTGGTAGACCTGCGTAGCAAATATCCTGACTTGACAGGTAAAGTGGCAGAAAAAGCATTGGTTTCTGCTGATATTACTGTTAACAAGAATATGGTTCCGTTTGACAGCCGTTCGGCTTTCCAGACTTCCGGTATCCGTCTGGGTACTCCTGCCATCACTACCCGTGGTGCTAAGGAAGACTTGATGATCGAAATTGCTGAAATGATTGAGACTGTATTGTCTAATGTAGAAAACGAAGAGGTTATTGCACAAGTACGTGCACGTGTCAATGAGACAATGAAGAAATATCCTCTTTTTGCTTTCTAAAAAATATTTTTTATTTGATAGTTGCTAAGGCTATCAATATTTGATTTGTGAATTTTCATGGGTCTGTTCTTTGTGAAAAGAGCAGACTTTTTTTATATTTATTAACTCCGCCATCCGAACTATCTGTCAGGAATCTCGTTTTTATTATTACAAAAAGGATATAAAATATCTCTTCAACAAAGATGAATTCAATCGTACGGTATGCTAGAAGAGATATAAAAAAGGTGTACCGGACTCTATATACAAGCATCCCCGTCTTTCCCTATTGGTTTATAAGGAAAGACGGGGATTTACCATATATTATTTAGGCACGGATTACACAGATTTCACGGTTCCAGTTAAATAAAACCGTGTAATCCGTGCCTAGTTTATTATTGACACACTTTTTAACTCAGCCCCTCAATTTCTCCATCTACAATGTCGATATGTAATGCCTGCGGTTCTTTCGGAAGTCCCGGCATACGAAGGATTTCTCCTGCTATCGCAACAATCATTTCCGCACCGTTATTGATAACTATATCCTTG
The DNA window shown above is from Bacteroides faecium and carries:
- a CDS encoding polysaccharide biosynthesis/export family protein, giving the protein MNNLFCICASRKGRVLLPCLVAILLFASCQSYKKVPYLQDVKVVEQTAQLENLYDAKIMPKDLLTIVVSCTSPELAVPFNLTVATQTNLTTSTTSQPVLQQYLVNNDGKINFPVLGELKVGGLTKKEAEQLIVEKLKPYIKETPIVTVRMVNYKISVLGEVARPGTFTISNEKVNLLEALAMAGDMTVWGLRDNVKLIREGADGKQEIITLDLNKAETIISPYYWLQQNDIVYVTPNKAKARNSDIGNSTSLWFSATSILVSLASLLVTIFR
- a CDS encoding polysaccharide biosynthesis protein, whose translation is MEKTLKGIIQYARKNYFSYWVILGIDTVISVLCSLVAYAVIHYMAHVPMSDWMLCQFVGVSLVASVAGALLFHTYRNTIRFSQARELWRIMCAVLFKVGCLLVISFWIIYEVQLPYNYKISYLLFDGLLTLVVLTVFRVLLIIVYDSLLDWMNKKNTRILIYGIDEKSVALKLRLRDSGHYKVAGFYTYGKGNSRRRLTDLPIYYFEKESDVEYIMRKRGIRGILFARYEDTRLEENRLLEYCKSNALKTLIAPTISEADSDGNFHQWIRPIKIEDLLGRAEININLRQVAEEFRGKVVLVTGAAGSIGSELCRQLIQMGIQKLIMFDSAETPLHNVRLEFEKNFPTIDFIPVIGDVRVKERVRMVFENYHPQIVFHAAAYKHVPLMEENPCEAVLANVTGSRQVADMAVEYGAEKMIMVSTDKAVNPTNVMGCSKRLAEIYVQSLGCAIREGKVKGHTKFITTRFGNVLGSNGSVIPRFKEQIENGGPVTVTHPDIIRFFMTIPEACRLVMEAATMGEGNEIFVFEMGKAVKIVDLATRMIELAGYRPDEDIKIEFTGLRPGEKLYEEVLSDKENTIPTENQKIMIAKVRRYEYADIVDTYEEFEKLSRAVRIMDTVRLMKKVVPEFKSKNSPRFEVLDKE
- a CDS encoding UpxY family transcription antiterminator, translating into MILTKPKSISAGPSNGTGEGVAHSKRWYVACVRMHHEKRVSELLEKVGIENFVPVQQEIHQWSDRRKMVQSVLLPMMVFVHADAKERKEVLSFSTVSRYLVMRGESSPTVIPDEQMARFRFMLDYSEDVISMNSAPLARGEKVRVIKGPLTGLIGELVNVEGKSKIAVRLNMLGCACADMPMGYVEPVKL
- a CDS encoding tyrosine-type DNA invertase cluster 3b, whose protein sequence is MTSKNGFNRCGELYIDRLREEGRHSTAHVYKNALFSFSKFCGIYGVSFRQVTRERLRRYGQYLYECGLKPNTISTYMRMLRSIYNRGVEAGSAPYVPLLFHDVYTGVDVRQKKALPVAELNKLLYADPKSERLRRTQAIATLLFQFCGMSFADLAHLEKSSLDSNVLRYNRIKTKTSMSVEVLDSAIEIINQLRNNQDSQSDCPNYLFDILRGDKKRKDAAAYREYQSALRRFNNSLKELARALRLKSPVTSYTLRHSWATTAKYRGVPIEMISESLGHKSIKTTQIYLKGFGLEERTKVNKGNLSYVKNYCASR
- a CDS encoding DUF4119 family protein, whose protein sequence is MASKKTPKREAKTRVKNNAQNRKKSGGRCKKAEIISEEELEKRGGLTGDETALFTVYLQKFDEGDVHMKHSKKLKDLAKQIYEKEHLYVHKQGGYKLMEVSSIETELSVIRGALREQRKEKERQAKEKASNKYLQK
- a CDS encoding SH3 beta-barrel fold-containing protein, encoding MRRIKKRSDDCMSIWKKRIAAEKGISEVSAEKIVLKCMELVKRMLYGNVMIAFQKQDGTFCLEKGTLVGYEKFFHREFKFTVKQESVIYWSEEQHGWRRFRISNLMEWKAIV
- a CDS encoding DUF4373 domain-containing protein; amino-acid sequence: MSMINKGISYFPTPANFFDEEVMELLEAKFGVLASYIVLRLLCKIYKEGYYISWGKEQSLIFVRKVGGGINKEMMEKIMELLLEKGFFHKETYEQYGVLTSERIQEVWFEATTRRKIDFSQLPYILENKKKKGKRKDDVNEENADISSTQEDANPENEDISGQTKLKQTKLNLEEEEISDASFEIPGYAYNQATHNMNGLIESLERHKVTNPKERQTILRLSDYGRKGTQVWKLLSNTSWNKIGAPGKYIIAALAGGRKQAG
- the pyrB gene encoding aspartate carbamoyltransferase; translated protein: MENRSLVTIAEHSKEKILYMLEMAKQFEMNPNRRLLQGKVVATLFFEPSTRTRLSFETAANRLGARVIGFTDPKATSSSKGETLKDTIMMVSNYADIIVMRHYLEGAARYASEVAPVPIVNAGDGANQHPSQTMLDLYSIYKTQGTLENLNIFLVGDLKYGRTVHSLLMAMRHFNPTFHFIAPEELKMPEEYKLYCKTHQIKYVEHTDFSEEIIADADILYMTRVQRERFTDLMEYERVKNVYILRNKMLENTRPNLRILHPLPRVNEIAYDVDDNPKAYYFQQAQNGLYAREAILCDVLGITLDDVKNDILL
- the pyrI gene encoding aspartate carbamoyltransferase regulatory subunit, with the protein product MSENKQELQVAALENGTVIDHIPSEKLFTVVQLLGVEHMTSNITIGFNLESKKLGKKGIIKIADKFFCDEEINRISVVAPHVKLNIIRDYEVVEKKEVKMPDVLRGIVKCANPKCITNNEPMATLFHVIDKDNCIVKCHYCEKEQKREEITIL
- a CDS encoding flavin reductase family protein, whose protein sequence is MKQDWKPGTMIYPLPAVLVSCGKEESEYNIITVAWTGTICTNPPMCYISVRPERHSYEIIKRNMEFVINLTTKDMAFATDWCGVRSGRDYHKFEKMKLTPGRCTVVNAPLIEESPLCIECRVKEIVSLGSHDMFIADVVNVRADDRNLNPETGKLELAEANPLVYVHGGYYDLGEKIGKFGWSVEKKKT
- a CDS encoding porin family protein — translated: MNMLRKIFLLGSLSIACTAFGQNFNADRVDRPNTKKINFGIKAGFNSSMFMVSELKIKDVTIDEVQNNYKIGYFGALFMRINMKKHFIQPEVSYNVTKCEITFDKLGSQHPAIEPDYASVQSVLHSIDFPVLYGYNVVKKGPYGMSIFAGPKLRYLWGKQNEITFKNFDQKGIHEKLYPFNVSVVIGVGVNISRIFFDFRYEQGVGNISKSIVYDNINSDGSTGVSHITFRRRDSALSFSLGFIL